Proteins from a genomic interval of Brachybacterium vulturis:
- a CDS encoding helix-turn-helix transcriptional regulator — MPRKTQPREGATIDDLLTAREVGEILGLSAGTLANWRSLGIGPTNFKVGGRVRYRASSVNDWIAEQEHDAVG; from the coding sequence ATGCCCCGCAAGACACAGCCCCGCGAAGGCGCGACGATCGACGACCTGCTCACCGCCCGCGAAGTGGGAGAGATACTCGGGCTCTCCGCAGGCACACTCGCGAATTGGCGGAGCCTCGGGATCGGCCCCACCAACTTCAAGGTCGGTGGGCGCGTCAGGTACCGTGCCTCAAGCGTCAACGACTGGATCGCAGAGCAGGAGCATGACGCCGTCGGCTGA
- a CDS encoding tyrosine-type recombinase/integrase, with product MRPLTQGPAKGKVRARARARAADLLSGSGDGGWKGTSKTLDYLDTVTLPAIRAERLADSTTRRYELAYRLLRGECEDETCKHAHALAGLSLREAMRPRALTSCLEEIGRLHGAVNAKHAKTVAKKYLAAPLRVDEVIEYNPLMDLDLDLSGAKKPAYSRGGRALTAEQYRAAIEYLLAADPEDVEAPKRGRWTREQRVIERAACIDIVLAQATTGLRTSELCMRPTEDCHADASGTFIVELPPDATKTRTGRPVPVLAPAVSKRLATRLDSGSPWLFPSPTDQAKVWDPRNRDRKLAALYRELAEQLHIEMFEYERGHSWRTTNNTLLYDVLPEATRTRLFGHTAAVNRQRYTAVTSTEAVVSAAAGIFEK from the coding sequence ATGCGCCCGCTCACCCAGGGGCCGGCGAAGGGCAAGGTCAGGGCTCGAGCGAGGGCGAGGGCTGCAGACCTATTGAGTGGTTCCGGCGACGGTGGATGGAAGGGCACCAGCAAGACCCTCGACTACCTGGACACGGTCACCCTCCCGGCTATTCGTGCCGAGCGTCTCGCCGACAGCACCACGAGACGTTACGAACTGGCCTACCGGCTACTGCGCGGCGAGTGCGAAGACGAGACATGCAAGCACGCCCATGCGTTGGCCGGTCTCTCGCTGCGAGAGGCGATGCGGCCCCGGGCCCTGACCTCGTGCCTGGAGGAGATCGGGAGACTGCACGGTGCGGTCAACGCGAAGCATGCCAAGACGGTCGCGAAGAAGTACCTGGCGGCGCCGCTGCGCGTGGACGAGGTAATCGAGTACAACCCCCTCATGGATCTGGACCTCGACCTGTCCGGGGCCAAGAAGCCGGCATACTCGCGGGGCGGGCGGGCGCTGACCGCAGAGCAGTACCGCGCGGCCATCGAGTACCTACTCGCCGCCGACCCGGAGGATGTGGAAGCGCCGAAGCGCGGACGGTGGACGCGGGAGCAACGGGTGATCGAGCGGGCCGCATGCATCGACATCGTGCTTGCGCAAGCTACGACGGGGCTGCGCACTTCCGAGCTGTGCATGAGGCCCACGGAGGACTGCCACGCGGACGCCTCCGGCACCTTCATCGTCGAACTGCCCCCGGATGCCACGAAGACGCGTACGGGCCGTCCAGTACCTGTCCTTGCTCCCGCGGTCAGTAAGCGTCTCGCGACGCGGCTGGATTCTGGGAGTCCGTGGCTCTTCCCTTCGCCGACCGACCAAGCGAAGGTATGGGACCCCCGCAACCGTGATCGGAAGCTCGCGGCGCTCTACCGAGAGCTCGCCGAGCAGCTCCACATCGAGATGTTCGAGTACGAGCGGGGGCACTCCTGGCGCACCACGAACAACACGCTGCTGTACGACGTGCTTCCCGAGGCGACCCGCACCCGGCTCTTCGGCCACACGGCGGCGGTCAACCGGCAGCGGTACACGGCCGTGACGAGCACCGAGGCTGTGGTCTCTGCGGCGGCCGGAATCTTCGAGAAGTGA
- the narI gene encoding respiratory nitrate reductase subunit gamma — protein sequence MSEDTTLDILLWTVLPYFVLAIFILGHVWRFRTDQYTVTSRSSQLYESKLLRFGSPLFHYGIIAVFFGHLMGLLIPQRWTDAIGITESMYHWGAFGMGIVASAVAAGGIMILAWRRTTNDRVKTVTPFGDKIMFGLLGLSILLGILATLFNLQSSYNYREGLSIWFRNFWTLNPDPSLMAAAPLFFQLHVLMALVLFAIWPFSRLVHAFTIPFGYLNRPYILYRSRDDSERKPRPGWAKSDIPEVPGPAAAGRRKKT from the coding sequence ATGAGTGAGGACACGACGCTGGACATCCTGCTCTGGACGGTCCTGCCCTACTTCGTGCTGGCGATCTTCATCCTCGGGCACGTGTGGCGCTTCCGCACGGACCAGTACACGGTCACCAGCCGGTCCAGTCAGCTCTACGAGTCCAAGCTGCTCCGGTTCGGCTCGCCCCTGTTCCACTACGGCATCATCGCCGTCTTCTTCGGGCATCTGATGGGGCTGCTGATCCCGCAGCGGTGGACCGACGCGATCGGCATCACCGAGTCGATGTACCACTGGGGAGCTTTCGGCATGGGGATCGTCGCCTCGGCGGTCGCCGCCGGGGGCATCATGATCCTCGCCTGGCGACGCACCACCAACGACCGCGTGAAGACCGTGACCCCGTTCGGCGACAAGATCATGTTCGGCCTGCTGGGGCTCTCCATCCTGCTGGGGATCCTGGCGACCCTGTTCAACCTCCAGAGCTCGTACAACTATCGGGAGGGGCTGTCGATCTGGTTCCGGAACTTCTGGACCCTGAATCCGGATCCCTCCCTGATGGCAGCGGCGCCGTTGTTCTTCCAGCTGCATGTGCTGATGGCGCTGGTGCTGTTCGCGATCTGGCCCTTCAGCCGTCTGGTCCACGCGTTCACCATCCCGTTCGGCTACCTGAACCGCCCGTACATCCTGTATCGCTCCCGGGATGACTCCGAGCGGAAGCCGCGTCCGGGTTGGGCGAAGAGCGACATCCCCGAGGTGCCGGGGCCTGCGGCGGCAGGGCGACGAAAAAAGACCTGA
- the narJ gene encoding nitrate reductase molybdenum cofactor assembly chaperone: protein MGLLSRLLERRGAEVPLAQKQDPLHASGLSDAELRATWICASWLLGYPDADLLGKVDVIRRLAEDLPEQTGSGLLAGLDAIGTLPLGELQSRYVDTFDTRRRGCLYLTYFSQGDTRRRGMALVRIKQDFRAAGAEVGSNELPDHLPTVLEFAAGYDAERGAKILRTNRPGLELLRIHLQEIDSPWHGVLDAISETLPPLDVEDREAVMRLAAEGPDDETVGLDGYGQDEDAAAVAAHTMAAPSSCDHEATAGAVPIELTKGPRR, encoded by the coding sequence ATGGGACTGCTCTCCCGCCTGCTCGAGCGCCGAGGCGCCGAGGTGCCCTTGGCACAGAAGCAAGATCCTCTGCATGCCTCCGGCCTGTCCGACGCAGAGCTGCGGGCCACCTGGATCTGTGCCTCCTGGCTGCTCGGGTACCCCGACGCCGACCTGCTCGGAAAGGTCGACGTGATCCGCCGGCTCGCCGAGGATCTGCCCGAGCAGACGGGGTCCGGCCTGCTCGCCGGCCTCGATGCGATCGGAACGCTTCCGCTGGGCGAGCTGCAGTCCCGCTATGTCGACACCTTCGACACCCGTCGCCGCGGGTGCCTGTACCTGACGTACTTCAGCCAGGGGGACACGCGGCGCCGAGGCATGGCCCTGGTGCGGATCAAGCAGGACTTCCGTGCCGCGGGGGCCGAGGTCGGGAGCAACGAGCTGCCCGATCATCTGCCCACCGTGCTCGAGTTCGCCGCCGGGTACGACGCGGAGCGGGGAGCGAAGATCCTGCGCACCAACCGGCCCGGCCTGGAGCTGCTGCGGATTCACCTGCAGGAGATCGACTCGCCCTGGCACGGCGTCCTCGACGCGATCTCGGAGACGCTGCCTCCGCTGGACGTGGAGGACCGCGAGGCCGTGATGCGTCTCGCGGCCGAAGGACCCGATGACGAGACCGTCGGGCTCGACGGCTACGGGCAGGACGAGGACGCCGCCGCGGTCGCCGCCCACACCATGGCCGCCCCGTCCTCCTGCGATCACGAGGCTACCGCAGGCGCCGTCCCGATCGAACTGACGAAAGGCCCCCGACGATGA
- the narH gene encoding nitrate reductase subunit beta, with amino-acid sequence MRVMAQMSMVMNLDKCIGCHTCSVTCKQAWTNRDGTEYMWFNNVETRPGQGYPRGYEDQEKWKGGWELDKRGKLRQKGGGRLKKLLTLFANPLLPDLDDYYEPWTYEYDNLLNAPAQQNIPTAPPKSQLTGKPIDIQWSGNWDDDLGGTYANKDKDPMIRGIEEKVQLEFDQTFMFYLPRICEHCMNPTCVAACPSGAIYKRSEDGVVLVDQDDCRGWRMCVSGCPYKKVYFNHKTGKAEKCTFCYPRLELGEPTICAETCVGRLRYIGLVLYDADRVTDAASTPDEKDLYEAQKDLILDPHDPEVIAAAEKGGISYDWILAAQNSPIFTLIKEYEVALPLHPEYRTLPMVWYIPPLSPVVDSVADSGFDAEDADNLFAAIDTLRIPVEYLANLFTAGDVPTVERVLYRMAAMRSYMRDVDLGREPKEGIANAVAMTGETMRDMYRLLAIAKYDERYVIPRGHGESAHNLEGVGTDCPLNSEGGPGMAAEAEGAGMAGPGYASKREEGNVPSPGEGRVNLLNWDGKGLPQGLFPEPTAGGA; translated from the coding sequence ATGCGCGTCATGGCCCAGATGTCCATGGTGATGAACCTGGACAAGTGCATCGGCTGCCATACCTGTTCCGTGACCTGCAAGCAGGCATGGACCAACCGTGATGGCACCGAATACATGTGGTTCAACAACGTCGAGACGCGGCCCGGGCAGGGATATCCCCGCGGCTACGAGGACCAGGAGAAATGGAAGGGCGGCTGGGAGCTGGACAAGCGCGGCAAGCTCCGCCAGAAGGGCGGCGGCCGGCTCAAGAAGCTGCTGACCCTGTTCGCGAACCCGCTGCTGCCGGACCTCGACGACTACTACGAGCCGTGGACCTACGAGTACGACAACCTGCTGAACGCCCCGGCCCAGCAGAACATCCCCACGGCACCACCGAAATCCCAGCTCACCGGCAAGCCCATCGATATCCAATGGTCGGGCAACTGGGACGACGACCTCGGTGGCACGTACGCGAACAAGGACAAGGACCCCATGATCCGGGGGATCGAGGAGAAGGTCCAGCTCGAGTTCGACCAGACCTTCATGTTCTATCTGCCGCGGATCTGCGAGCACTGCATGAATCCCACCTGTGTGGCCGCCTGCCCGTCGGGTGCCATCTACAAGCGCAGCGAGGACGGCGTCGTGCTGGTCGATCAGGACGACTGCCGCGGATGGCGCATGTGCGTCTCCGGGTGCCCGTACAAGAAGGTCTATTTCAATCACAAGACCGGCAAGGCCGAGAAGTGCACCTTCTGCTATCCCCGGCTCGAGCTCGGGGAGCCGACCATCTGCGCCGAGACCTGCGTCGGCCGTCTGCGCTACATCGGCCTCGTCCTCTACGACGCCGACCGCGTCACCGACGCGGCATCGACGCCCGATGAGAAAGACCTCTACGAGGCGCAGAAGGACCTGATCCTCGACCCGCACGACCCGGAGGTGATCGCGGCGGCCGAGAAGGGCGGCATCTCCTACGACTGGATCCTGGCTGCGCAGAACTCCCCGATCTTCACGCTGATCAAGGAGTACGAGGTCGCGCTGCCCCTGCACCCGGAGTACCGCACTCTGCCGATGGTCTGGTACATCCCGCCGCTGTCGCCGGTGGTGGATTCCGTGGCCGACAGCGGCTTCGACGCCGAGGACGCCGACAATCTGTTCGCAGCGATCGACACCTTGCGGATCCCGGTCGAATATCTGGCGAACCTCTTCACCGCCGGTGATGTCCCGACCGTGGAGCGAGTGCTCTACCGCATGGCCGCGATGCGCTCTTATATGCGCGATGTGGACCTCGGCAGGGAGCCCAAGGAGGGCATCGCCAACGCCGTCGCCATGACGGGCGAGACGATGCGGGACATGTATCGACTGCTCGCGATCGCCAAGTACGACGAGCGCTATGTCATCCCGCGAGGCCACGGCGAGTCCGCCCACAACCTGGAGGGCGTCGGCACCGACTGCCCTCTGAACAGCGAGGGAGGGCCCGGGATGGCGGCGGAGGCCGAGGGCGCGGGCATGGCCGGGCCCGGATATGCGAGCAAGCGCGAGGAGGGCAACGTGCCGAGTCCTGGCGAAGGACGGGTCAACCTGCTGAACTGGGATGGCAAGGGCCTTCCGCAGGGACTGTTCCCCGAACCGACCGCCGGGGGTGCCTGA